From the genome of Ziziphus jujuba cultivar Dongzao chromosome 6, ASM3175591v1, one region includes:
- the LOC107430763 gene encoding receptor kinase-like protein Xa21 yields MNGLRPLTVDIHMERIRGPLQTIERDGGVKFELTVLSPNIAKSLLVAPVKAIFHRFWFAKDNPKIRCTVHDGTVHTGSNQALIQQLGEIQFSRLHPRNNEERQNKILSLIRRLNIAINVASALDYLHHDCETPTVHCDLKPQTSNVLLDEDMVAHVGDFGLAKFLLEASDMPPKSQTLSIGLRGSIGYIPPEYGMGGQVSVLGHSCSYGILLLEVFTGKRPTDDTFKDGLSIHQFMAMAFPNHVMDIVDPSLFFEDDDRASKSFLNECNALRSIRHHNLLKIISACSSIDHQGNDFKSLVFEFMANGSLEKWLHQRDDEECQNKRLSLIQRLNIATDAAFALDYLHNDCETPIVHCDLKPSNVLLDEDMVSHVCDFGLAKFLFEASNIPSENQTMCTLLGGSIGYIPPEYGMGGQVSILGDIYSYGILLLELFTGKRPTDDMFKDGLSIHQFVAMALPKHVMDIVDPSLLFEDDDGEENENDIDETEIIEVNCQVKAGRRTNDCLVSVMQIGVMCSKFLPGERMLMNAVVNKMQAIRESYLNS; encoded by the exons ATGAATGGATTACGACCATTGACAGTGGATATTCACATGGAGCGAATTAGAGGACCCCTCCAAACCATTGAACGAGATGGAGGAGTTAAATTCGAACTCACGGTGCTTTCCCCTAACATCGCTAAGTCCTTGTTGGTTGCACCAGTCAAAGCCATCTTCCACAGATTTTGGTTCGCCAAAGATAATCCCAAGATCAGATGCACTGTTCACGATGGCACTGTTCATACAGGAAGTAACCAGGCTCTAATACAACA GCTTGGGGAGATACAATTTTCAAGGTTGCATCCAAGAAACAATGAAGAACGCCAGAATAAGATATTGAGCCTTATTCGAAGACTAAACATAGCCATCAATGTTGCTTCTGCCCTGGATTACCTCCATCATGATTGCGAAACACCTACAGTTCATTGTGATCTAAAGCCACAGACAAGTAATGTTCTTCTTGATGAAGATATGGTTGCTCATGTTGGTGACTTTGGACTAGCAAAGTTCCTTCTTGAAGCATCAGATATGCCTCCAAAAAGCCAAACATTGTCCATTGGGCTAAGGGGTTCTATTGGGTACATTCCTCCAG AATATGGCATGGGAGGCCAAGTTTCTGTACTTGGACATAGCTGTAGCTATGGGATACTCTTGCTGGAAGTGTTCACAGGAAAAAGACCTACCGATGATACGTTCAAAGATGGTTTAAGCATTCACCAATTCATGGCGATGGCTTTTCCTAATCATGTCATGGATATAGTTGATCCTTCGCTGTTCTTTGAAGATGATGATC GAGCTTCCAAAAGCTTCCTTAATGAGTGCAATGCTTTGAGAAGCATAAGACATCATAATCTTCTTAAAATCATTTCTGCCTGCTCAAGCATTGACCATCAAGGAAATGACTTCAAAAGTCTAGTTTTCGAGTTCATGGCCAATGGAAGTTTGGAGAAGTGGCTGCATCAAAGAGATGACGAAGAATGCCAGAATAAGAGGTTGAGCCTTATCCAGAGACTGAACATAGC cactgaTGCTGCTTTTGCTTTGGATTATCTCCATAACGATTGTGAAACACCTATAGTTCATTGTGATCTAAAGCCAAGTAATGTTCTTCTTGATGAAGATATGGTTTCCCATGTTTGTGACTTTGGACTCGCAAAGTTCCTCTTTGAAGCATCAAATATTCCCTCAGAAAACCAAACGATGTGTACTTTGCTAGGGGGTTCTATTGGGTATATTCCTCCAG AATATGGCATGGGAGGCCAAGTTTCCATACTTGGAGATATCTATAGCTATGGGATACTCTTGCTAGAGTTGTTCACAGGAAAAAGACCCACTGATGATATGTTCAAAGATGGTCTAAGCATTCACCAATTCGTTGCAATGGCTTTGCCCAAACATGTCATGGATATAGTCGATCCGTCTTTGCTctttgaagatgatgatggtgaggaaaatgaaaatgacattGACGAGACTGAAATCATTGAAGTCAATTGCCAAGTCAAGGCTGGAAGAAGAACAAATGATTGCTTGGTTtcagtgatgcaaattggagtCATGTGCTCAAAATTCTTACCAGGAGAGCGAATGCTTATGAATGCGGTTGTCAACAAAATGCAAGCAATTAGAGAATCATATCTCAATTCCTAG
- the LOC132803994 gene encoding LRR receptor-like serine/threonine-protein kinase EFR, translating to MILNLDSLKLAGSIPPSIGNLTYLTRINLVNISFRGKIPQEIGRLVHLQHFDLTYNYIGGKIPTTVTHCKELTTFHVHNNKLIGSVPVQVSSLSKLVIFNIGGNNFSGTIPAWIGNFSSLYDLTLGKNKFQRSIPKELVAMNKLHGNLPPDIGITMPNLEIFAGGVNRFIGHIPKSLSNSSKLEVLDFIENYLNGTLLENVGSLQNLYRLKFDNNILGNGKSYGLYFLSSLANCSVLEVLGLAYDNFGGKLPESIANISSYMSRLTLEGDFLHGSIPNGIGNLVTLTILRLEYNHLGGTIPEVIEKFHELQGLELEGNMFSGSIPFSLGNLTSLSVLFLEENKFEGSIPQSLGN from the exons ATGATTTTGAACCTGGATTCTCTAAAGCTGGCTGGTTCAATCCCACCTTCAATTGGAAATCTCACTTACCTCACCAGAATCAACCTGGTAAACATCAGCTTTCGCGGAAAAATTCCTCAAGAAATCGGTCGCCTTGTGCATCTGCAGCATTTCGATTTGACATACAATTACATTGGAGGGAAGATTCCTACAACTGTAACTCACTGTAAAGAGCTAACAACTTTTCATGTGCATAACAACAAGCTTATTGGGTCAGTTCCTGTCCAAGTGAGTTCATTGTCAAAGCTGGTTATATTTAATATTGGTGGAAACAATTTCAGTGGAACAATCCCAGCTTGGATAGGGAATTTCTCTTCTCTGTATGATTTAActcttggaaaaaataaatttcaaagaagCATACCTAAAGAACTAG TTGCTATGAACAAGCTGCATGGAAATCTACCACCAGATATTGGCATTACTATGCCTAATCTTGAAATATTTGCGGGTGGAGTTAATAGATTTATAGGCCATATTCCTAAATCATTGTCAAATAGTTCTAAACTTGAGGTGCttgattttattgaaaattatctCAATGGGACACTGCTTGAGAATGTAGGTAGCTTGCAAAACTTATACAGactcaaatttgataataatattcTTGGAAATGGAAAATCCTATGGCCTTTATTTTCTAAGTTCATTGGCTAATTGTTCCGTTTTGGAGGTGTTGGGTCTGGCCTATGATAATTTTGGAGGAAAACTTCCTGAATCCATAGCTAACATTTCATCTTATATGAGTAGATTAACTCTTGAGGGGGATTTCTTACACGGAAGTATTCCAAACGGGATTGGAAACCTAGTCACCTTGACCATTCTTCGATTGGAATATAACCACTTAGGAGGTACTATCCCTGAAGTAATAGAGAAGTTTCACGAGTTACAAGGACTTGAGTTGGAAGGAAATATGTTTTCTGGGTCAATACCCTTTTCCTTGGGTAACTTAACTTCATTGAGCGTTCTCTTTTTGGAGGAGAACAAATTTGAGGGAAGCATACCTCAAAGTCTTGGAAACTGA